In the genome of Mucilaginibacter sp. 14171R-50, the window AGTACTGGCAAAACCGCGTGGATTATAAGCTGGTCGTTAAGCTGGATACCGCCGCCAAAACGTTAAGCGGCACAGCCGATATCACCTACACCAACAACAGCCCCGATGCGCTGCAATACCTGTGGCTGCAGCTTGATCAGAATACCTATAAAAAAGACGCCCGCTCAAATTTTGTAACCGGCGCGCAGGCAACAGAACATACCAGCGGCTACGAGATTGAGTCGGTTGAGGTAATAACCGGCAACGTACGCACCAAAGCGACTTACAAAATAACCGATACCCGCATGCAGGTACGCCTTGCCAAAGCGCTTGGCAAGGGTGTTATCAAACTCAGCATTAAATACCATTACGCTATCCCCGGCAGCTTTGGCGGCCGTACCGATTATGTTGACACCAAAAATGGCAAGATCTTCGAAATAGCGCAGTTTTTCCCGCGGATGTGCGTGTACGACGATAGCCGCGGCTGGGCTACAGCGCCTTTTTTGGGCAGCGGCGAATTTTACTGTGAGTACGGCGATATCGATTACGCTGTAACTGTTCCGTGGGATGTGTTGGTTGCAGGCCCCGGCGACCTGCTGAACCCTAAAGAAGTATTGACCGCAAAACAAATTAGCCGTTTGGCAGCTGCCCGCAACAGCGATAAAACCATTATGATACGCAGCGCGGCCGAGATAAACGACAGATCATCTCGCCCGGTTAATAAAGGCACGCTTACGTGGCATTATAAAATGATGAATACCCGCGATGTAGCCTTGGGCGCTTCCAGGGCGTTTATTTGGGATGCCGCGAGGGTGAACCTGCCCGGCGGTAAAAAATCGCTGAGCATGTCGGTTTATCCTGTAGAAAGCCAGGGTAAGGATGCCTGGGATCGCTCCACCGAGTACCTGAAAGGCGCTATTGAGCATTTCTCGGAGAAATGGTACCCTTACCCATATCCTACCGCCATAAACGAAGCGGGCATAGCCGCTGGCATGGAATACCCCGGCATTTTGTTCGATGGCATGAACGATAAAGCCGGTGAACTGTTTTTTGTTACCGCGCACGAGATAGGCCATAACTGGTTCCCGATGATAGTAGGCAGCGACGAGCGCCGTTTTGCCTGGATGGACGAGGGCTTTAACACTTTTATAGATGTTTACGCATCAGATGCGTTTAATAAAGGTGAATACGCGCCAAAACGCGACGGTGAATATGCGCCGGGCTGCGGCAACCCTGCCGACGAGATCATCGCGCATATCATCGATCCGAACTCGCCAACCATCATGACACAGCCTGATGCAATACCCGAAAAATACCGTCATCCGTTAACGTATTTTAAACCTGCCTTTGGTTTGATACTGTTGCGCGAGCAGATATTGGGTAAGGACAGGTTTGATTATGCCTTCCGTAACTACATCAGCAAATGGGCTTACAAACACCCGCAGCCCGACGATTTTTTCCGGGCCATGGAAAACGGCGCGGGCGAAGACCTGGGCTGGTTCTGGCGGGGCTGGTTCTATAATAATTACAAGCTGGATATAGCGCTCATAGATGCCAAATATGTTGATAAAGATCATAGCAAAGGTGTAAGGCTAACCATCGCCAATAAAGAAATGATGGCTATGCCGTTTACCGTGGAAGCCAAATTGAAAGATGGCAGCAAACAACGCACCTATTTCCCGGTGGAAACCTGGCTGCAAAATAAGGTTACCACCTTTATTTTACCTACCACGCAGGATGTAGAAAGTGTTACTATCGACCCTGATAATGCCTTACCGGATGTAAACAGGAAGAATAATGTTAGGAAATTGTAGAGACGCGATACTTCGCGTCTTCATTTACACCACGTGATTGCGAGGTACGAAGCAATCTTCGATAGAAAGGTCCGCTACAAGCATGTCGAAGATTGCCGCGCTATCGCTCGCAATGACGCTTTATTAAAGGCCAGGTGTCGCGCCGGATCAACCACGTCATTGCGAGGTACGAAGCAATCTCTTTAGGACAGGCGATAATGCAGGGCGTTTAAACATACCCACGAGGTTGCCACGTCGCTATCGCTCCTCGCAATGACATATCGGTTATTTTATGCGTTTCAATTGCTGGTAAACCTTCTCGGTAGGCAGGCCTACCACGTTGGTATAAGAGCCGTTGATGCGCTCTATGCCGATAATGCCTATACGCTGCTGGATGCCGTATGAACCGGCTTTATCCATGGGCTGGTATTCCTCTACATAACTGCGGACCTCATTCTCGGTAAGCTTACGGAAAAACACTTCGCTCCTATCGTAAAATTTGTTGTATTGCCCGTTGTGCAACAGGCAAACGCCGGTATAAACCTCGTGCATTTTGCCGGATAAGCGCTGCAGCATCTCGACAGCGTGCTCTGTTGATTCAGGTTTGCCCAATATCAGGCCATCTATAGCTACAATAGTATCGGCGGTAAGCACTATTTCATCGCTAACGTCTTCGTCAAAGGCCTCGGCCTTTTTAGCCGCAATATACAGGGCAATTTCGGCTGGGGTTAACCCGTCAGGGTACGACTCGTCCACCTCTTTTAAAACCACACGGAAATCAATATCCATCAGCTTTAAAAGCTCCTGCCTCCTGGGCGATTTAGATGCAAGAATTATCTGTGGAAAGGTATTCATCTAAGGAAACTTTTGACTTTTTACTTTAAACTTTTGGCTTAACCGTCTACCAGCTATATGCCTGTTCGTTCATCCAGGTGCCTTGCACCTTCATCACTTTTTCTATCACCTCGCGGGCGCAGCCACGGCCCCCGGGTATAGGCGATACATAGCTGCATATCGCTTTAATTTCTTCGGCGGCATCGGCAGGGCATACCGGCAGGCCAACCAGCTTCATCACAGCAAGGTCGGGTATATCGTCGGCCATGTACAGGATATTGGCCGGGTTGATGCTTTTTTCTTCGATGAATATTTTAAACCTTTCAGATTTGGTATGCGCGCCCAGGTAAACATCTTTTATGCCCAAACTGTTTAAACGGAACAGCGCGCTTTTTGACCGGCTGCCCGATATTGCCGCAACATTATACCCGCATTTAACGGCCAACTGCAAAGCGTAACCATCTTTGATATTGAACGCCCGGCTCTGTACACCGGTTTCGGTAACAAATACCGACCCATCCGTTAGCACGCCATCCACATCAAAAATAAACGTGGTAATATCTTTAAGCTTGGTTAAAAAGGATTCCATTTTGTTGGTTCATTGGTTCACTTGTTTATTAGTTCATTGGTGTTTGAACTGAAAGCTGTAAACCGTTACTGAAACTATTGATTACACCGATTGAAAAGCATCTGCACATCTGAAATCCGCACATCTGCGCATCAAACTATTGGTTATCCCTCCACTCGTACACCCAGGCGCTTTGTATCTGCTCCAGGTGCCCCTCGTTTGATTCTTCGCGCGTACCGGCAAAGTTAGGCAGGCTTAGCACCCACTCCAGCAGTTCGGTAAAGCGGATGCGGTATATTTTCGATTCGCCAAAATCATCGCCAAACTTTTCGTAAAGGCTCATGGCTATATCTTCGTAATCATTCCAGTGTATGGGTAGGGCGAATTTATCGTCGTTCATTTTCTATTTGTTACAATCAAGTATATAACTGTTATTGCTTTTCTTGATTCTTGATTCTAATATCTTAAATCTTTACAGGCTTAGTGGCCCATAAAGCCCGACTGGTCAGGCAGGGTTACTTCAATATCGCCATCTATAACCACGCACTGGCATCCCAGGCGCGATGTGATGCGCGGGTTAACGGCCCTGTCAATAAAGTCCTCTTCCTTGTCAGATATCTCCTGGATGTTATCCATCCCTTTGTTCACATAAATATGGCAGGTGCTGCATCCGCAAACCCCGCCGCAGTTATGCTGCAGCTCGATGCCATTTTCCAGGCAAACATCTAAAACAGATTCCCCTTCGGCAATTGGCAGTTCCACGCTTTCGTGGTCCTTTTCCTCAAAGTTAATCTTTACTTTAAAAATATTCATTTTGGCAAAAGTAACAAAATTACTTATCCCCGTTGCCGGTGTTATGGTTTTTGATAATATCCTGACTTATCAGTGTATATATCTGTTGTAAATTTGGCTGCATATTAAGCATTTGCAAATGCCCCTGCATTGTTAAATTGTCGTTACGTACGGCCGGGCCGGTTTGCACACCGGCAGGCAAATGCTCTTTAACCTTGTCGGCAGTTTCCAGTATCAGCGGGCGCAGC includes:
- a CDS encoding HAD family hydrolase, giving the protein MESFLTKLKDITTFIFDVDGVLTDGSVFVTETGVQSRAFNIKDGYALQLAVKCGYNVAAISGSRSKSALFRLNSLGIKDVYLGAHTKSERFKIFIEEKSINPANILYMADDIPDLAVMKLVGLPVCPADAAEEIKAICSYVSPIPGGRGCAREVIEKVMKVQGTWMNEQAYSW
- the iscX gene encoding Fe-S cluster assembly protein IscX, which gives rise to MNDDKFALPIHWNDYEDIAMSLYEKFGDDFGESKIYRIRFTELLEWVLSLPNFAGTREESNEGHLEQIQSAWVYEWRDNQ
- a CDS encoding 2Fe-2S iron-sulfur cluster-binding protein, with product MNIFKVKINFEEKDHESVELPIAEGESVLDVCLENGIELQHNCGGVCGCSTCHIYVNKGMDNIQEISDKEEDFIDRAVNPRITSRLGCQCVVIDGDIEVTLPDQSGFMGH
- a CDS encoding M1 family metallopeptidase; its protein translation is MKKLIGTSLLLLSAALVHAQKNHNDTITTNYQPSVLFSPLPYTEKGNEFHSANGEPGPKYWQNRVDYKLVVKLDTAAKTLSGTADITYTNNSPDALQYLWLQLDQNTYKKDARSNFVTGAQATEHTSGYEIESVEVITGNVRTKATYKITDTRMQVRLAKALGKGVIKLSIKYHYAIPGSFGGRTDYVDTKNGKIFEIAQFFPRMCVYDDSRGWATAPFLGSGEFYCEYGDIDYAVTVPWDVLVAGPGDLLNPKEVLTAKQISRLAAARNSDKTIMIRSAAEINDRSSRPVNKGTLTWHYKMMNTRDVALGASRAFIWDAARVNLPGGKKSLSMSVYPVESQGKDAWDRSTEYLKGAIEHFSEKWYPYPYPTAINEAGIAAGMEYPGILFDGMNDKAGELFFVTAHEIGHNWFPMIVGSDERRFAWMDEGFNTFIDVYASDAFNKGEYAPKRDGEYAPGCGNPADEIIAHIIDPNSPTIMTQPDAIPEKYRHPLTYFKPAFGLILLREQILGKDRFDYAFRNYISKWAYKHPQPDDFFRAMENGAGEDLGWFWRGWFYNNYKLDIALIDAKYVDKDHSKGVRLTIANKEMMAMPFTVEAKLKDGSKQRTYFPVETWLQNKVTTFILPTTQDVESVTIDPDNALPDVNRKNNVRKL
- a CDS encoding nucleoside triphosphate pyrophosphatase, whose product is MNTFPQIILASKSPRRQELLKLMDIDFRVVLKEVDESYPDGLTPAEIALYIAAKKAEAFDEDVSDEIVLTADTIVAIDGLILGKPESTEHAVEMLQRLSGKMHEVYTGVCLLHNGQYNKFYDRSEVFFRKLTENEVRSYVEEYQPMDKAGSYGIQQRIGIIGIERINGSYTNVVGLPTEKVYQQLKRIK